The Saprospiraceae bacterium genome includes a window with the following:
- a CDS encoding VWA domain-containing protein — MIQYLTNLHFASPWWLLALTIVPLLIWLQYFSGKGNQPFLKMPDLSALDSIHLWKEKVYKYLPVLFITALSFLILALARPQLSLKEEKVKAEGIDIMLVMDLSSSMLSKDFNPDRLEVSKLVAKEFVGKRAHDRIGLIVFSGEAFTQCPLTTDHNIVTDFLSGLQVGMLQDGTAIGMGLATAVNRLKDSKAKSKIIILLTDGVNNSGYINPVTAAEIAEKYDVRVYTIAVGSMGQALSPINRMSNGEYMFAMARVEIDTELLQQISEMTKGKYFRAVDKQSLENIYSEIDKLEKTEIEINVYKRYKDEFYIFLIAGGILLCIFWILKEILLRPLSY, encoded by the coding sequence ATGATCCAATATCTGACAAATCTGCATTTTGCATCACCCTGGTGGCTATTGGCTTTGACCATAGTTCCGCTATTGATTTGGCTGCAGTATTTTTCGGGAAAAGGTAATCAGCCATTCTTAAAAATGCCTGATCTCAGTGCTCTGGACAGTATTCATTTGTGGAAAGAAAAAGTATATAAATATCTTCCGGTGCTTTTTATTACGGCATTATCATTCTTAATATTGGCACTTGCCAGGCCACAACTGAGCTTAAAAGAAGAGAAAGTCAAGGCAGAAGGTATCGATATCATGCTGGTGATGGATCTTTCCAGCAGTATGCTGTCCAAGGACTTTAATCCCGACCGTCTCGAAGTGAGCAAACTTGTAGCCAAGGAGTTTGTTGGCAAGAGGGCACATGACCGTATAGGGTTAATAGTTTTTTCGGGAGAGGCGTTTACACAATGTCCCCTCACGACGGATCACAATATTGTTACAGATTTTCTATCGGGATTACAAGTAGGTATGCTGCAGGATGGAACCGCTATAGGTATGGGCCTGGCCACAGCTGTCAACAGGCTCAAAGACAGCAAAGCAAAGTCAAAGATCATCATTCTGCTCACTGACGGGGTCAATAATTCAGGTTACATCAACCCGGTCACCGCCGCGGAGATTGCAGAAAAATATGATGTCAGAGTCTATACTATCGCTGTGGGATCGATGGGTCAGGCATTATCACCGATCAATAGGATGAGCAATGGAGAGTACATGTTTGCCATGGCAAGAGTAGAGATCGATACGGAGTTGCTCCAACAGATTTCTGAAATGACCAAAGGCAAATATTTCAGAGCAGTAGACAAACAAAGCCTTGAAAATATCTATTCAGAAATCGATAAACTGGAAAAGACTGAAATTGAAATCAATGTCTACAAAAGATACAAAGATGAGTTTTATATATTTTTAATAGCAGGTGGCATACTGTTATGTATATTTTGGATTTTGAAAGAAATATTGTTGAGGCCATTAAGTTATTAA
- a CDS encoding DUF58 domain-containing protein translates to MDTTELLKKVRKLEIKTKDLTKHVFSGEYHSAFKGRGMAFSEVRDYYYGDDVRNIDWNVTARTGSPHIKIFDEERELTVMLLIDVSASVYFGTSSAFKSDIITEMAAVLSFSALTNNDKVGAILFSDHVEKYLPPKKGKQNILRLIRELINFTPSQQKTDIGEALMFLNNTQKKRSITFVLSDFIAENYDQALTIAAKKHDIIGVRLYDKREQSLPDVGLINVLDEEAGKMRIIDTSNPIVRTAYESHFKKSSDRFSKYFASAKSDVITISTDDDYVKALQVFFKRRAKR, encoded by the coding sequence ATGGATACTACAGAATTGCTAAAAAAAGTAAGGAAGCTGGAGATCAAAACCAAAGATCTGACAAAACATGTATTTTCCGGCGAATACCATTCCGCTTTTAAAGGTCGTGGTATGGCATTTAGTGAGGTAAGAGATTATTATTATGGTGACGATGTACGCAACATAGACTGGAATGTTACCGCCAGAACAGGTAGTCCTCATATTAAGATTTTTGATGAGGAGAGAGAACTGACTGTCATGTTGCTCATTGATGTGTCAGCATCAGTATATTTTGGAACTTCATCGGCTTTTAAAAGTGATATTATCACAGAAATGGCAGCTGTATTATCATTTTCAGCATTGACAAACAATGATAAGGTAGGAGCTATTTTGTTTTCAGATCACGTCGAAAAATATCTGCCCCCAAAAAAAGGTAAACAAAACATACTTAGACTCATCAGAGAACTGATCAATTTTACTCCAAGTCAGCAAAAGACCGATATCGGCGAAGCACTGATGTTTTTGAACAATACACAAAAGAAAAGATCCATAACATTTGTCTTGTCCGATTTTATTGCGGAGAACTATGATCAGGCTCTAACCATTGCAGCAAAAAAACACGACATCATAGGTGTGCGATTGTATGACAAAAGGGAACAGTCGCTGCCGGATGTCGGATTGATCAATGTACTGGACGAAGAGGCTGGCAAAATGCGCATCATTGATACTTCAAACCCCATCGTCCGAACAGCTTACGAATCTCATTTTAAAAAATCATCTGACAGGTTTTCAAAATACTTTGCATCAGCCAAAAGTGATGTGATCACCATCTCTACAGACGATGATTATGTAAAAGCATTGCAGGTATTTTTCAAAAGGAGAGCAAAAAGATGA